In Candidatus Methanosphaera massiliense, the following are encoded in one genomic region:
- a CDS encoding glycosyltransferase, which translates to MYKISIVIPVYNVENTIKSAFKSIYNQSIGFKNLEVIFVDDYSTDNSRDILTKLSVEYSNVKFIPMDENSGFAGKPRNIGIENATASYLMFLDPDDEYTSDACEVLYDTIQKYDSDFVSGNYVKYENGKYVPMNWNFLELDDNDIIQVNTIDENTDLFKTNPSVWAKIFKKEFVLDNKIKFPEYLPAQDLVFVGECLLKSSNTVFINKPVLKYQTSSNVDNKNKHVSVTSKKSKKNLKGFIKSYNLFYNLLNEYNPEYNWYAARHLFFWTRQLVTSNLGPEDKVELLKDANQLYEVFAESDNLNPPKDLKKFFDLVAKHEYINALAISDYLAIAMNDVDINPLIKKSKFFMLFFGFDCDIGGLAKAVFNRANMFDHAGYDVTLLNVDPNLFKSNLARNFKNISFIEKHHRELGYLNDNVEIRNMYHYYRDINTMDVDSNYKSNYFVDFDGEIYVSDDFVIKKTVKDDDSILYDYYLKDSFDVNDLFTLRDNKDNDFKLSDLDTSSIVLARSELYINDSLFIETILSHTVLIESNFYTVDGFNYLKLKYNKNNYSIQLNDRITSTVTDFEDYKEFVTYFVVEQCKSQEVKPFLINDCSGVVPSIENVDSSLAYKIGFLHSNPYKNPSSSDNELRDIALFNNKEDLDVLISLTESLNNDLKNQFHMDNIYNISNVIDMDDYIQDRDYDSIDVNKISIFARVSTEKNLIDALKAMKIVHESNPNVYLDIFGRALKPNEIKEYDKLQEYIKENDLEDIINFRGHVNNVNEEMASSLVTILVSHFEGLPMVILESMANGVPVISYDINYGPSDVIINNENGLLVEQYNVEQLAESILFFINNPEKSMEYGVNARKTIREKCSEEAVMNRWNDIIKKAYMHNNIKYFNHNSVNEIVYNVSRIVSKKNLRNEYSTMHNKLINTNTLRTTDKLKDDDTTIEYYKLKGSLKKKVLLWIPYVYILLKSGGLSNIVLNIRLYRALQNNSWFNIGYYLNNNRDLTRRKWCKLLTPETHYVCNGIDESRKPNPTYKGKSRKDVLSKLNN; encoded by the coding sequence ATGTATAAAATTTCCATAGTGATACCAGTATATAACGTAGAAAATACAATTAAATCTGCTTTTAAATCTATATATAATCAATCTATAGGCTTTAAAAACTTAGAAGTTATATTTGTAGATGATTATTCTACAGATAACAGTCGAGACATATTAACTAAATTATCAGTTGAATACTCTAATGTTAAATTTATTCCAATGGACGAAAATAGTGGTTTTGCAGGAAAACCTCGAAATATAGGTATTGAAAATGCTACTGCATCATATTTAATGTTTTTAGACCCTGATGATGAGTATACTTCTGATGCTTGTGAAGTGTTATATGACACTATACAAAAGTATGACTCTGATTTTGTTTCAGGAAATTATGTCAAATATGAAAATGGAAAATATGTTCCTATGAATTGGAACTTTTTAGAATTAGATGACAATGACATAATTCAAGTAAATACTATTGATGAGAATACAGATCTATTTAAAACAAATCCTTCTGTATGGGCTAAAATTTTTAAGAAGGAATTTGTATTAGATAACAAAATAAAATTTCCAGAATATCTACCTGCCCAGGATTTAGTATTTGTAGGAGAATGTTTATTAAAATCAAGTAATACAGTTTTTATTAATAAACCTGTATTAAAATATCAGACAAGTTCTAATGTAGATAACAAGAATAAACATGTCTCAGTAACATCTAAAAAGAGTAAAAAAAATTTAAAAGGATTCATTAAATCATATAATTTATTTTATAATTTATTAAATGAATATAATCCAGAATATAATTGGTATGCAGCAAGACATCTTTTCTTCTGGACAAGACAACTTGTCACAAGTAATTTAGGCCCTGAAGATAAAGTTGAACTGTTAAAGGATGCAAATCAATTATATGAAGTATTTGCTGAATCCGATAATTTAAATCCTCCAAAAGATTTAAAAAAATTTTTTGATTTAGTTGCTAAACATGAATATATTAATGCACTCGCTATCTCTGATTACTTAGCAATAGCTATGAATGATGTAGATATAAATCCGTTAATTAAAAAATCTAAATTTTTCATGTTATTCTTTGGTTTTGATTGTGATATAGGTGGACTAGCTAAAGCAGTTTTTAACAGAGCTAATATGTTTGATCATGCAGGATATGATGTTACTTTATTAAATGTTGATCCTAATCTTTTTAAAAGTAATTTAGCTCGTAATTTTAAAAATATTTCTTTCATTGAAAAGCATCATCGTGAATTAGGTTATCTTAATGATAATGTCGAAATTCGTAACATGTATCATTATTATCGTGATATTAATACTATGGATGTAGATTCCAACTATAAAAGTAATTATTTTGTAGATTTTGATGGAGAAATATATGTTTCTGATGATTTTGTCATCAAAAAAACTGTAAAAGATGATGATTCAATTTTATATGATTATTATCTTAAAGATTCCTTTGATGTAAATGATTTATTTACTCTACGTGATAATAAGGATAATGATTTTAAATTAAGCGATTTAGATACTTCTTCTATAGTATTAGCTAGATCAGAGTTATATATTAATGACTCATTATTTATTGAAACAATTTTAAGTCATACGGTATTAATAGAAAGTAATTTTTATACAGTTGATGGATTTAATTATTTAAAATTAAAATATAATAAAAATAATTATTCAATACAATTAAATGATAGAATTACAAGTACAGTTACAGATTTTGAGGATTATAAAGAATTTGTAACATATTTTGTAGTTGAACAATGTAAGAGTCAGGAAGTGAAACCATTTTTAATCAATGATTGCTCTGGTGTTGTTCCTTCTATAGAAAATGTTGATTCAAGTCTTGCATATAAAATTGGCTTTTTACATTCTAATCCTTATAAAAATCCATCTTCCTCCGATAACGAACTAAGAGATATAGCTTTATTTAATAATAAAGAGGATTTAGATGTTTTAATTTCCTTAACAGAATCTTTGAATAATGATCTTAAAAATCAATTCCATATGGATAATATATATAATATAAGTAATGTTATTGATATGGATGATTATATTCAAGATAGGGATTATGACTCTATAGATGTTAATAAGATATCTATATTTGCTAGGGTATCTACTGAAAAAAATTTAATTGATGCTTTAAAAGCTATGAAAATAGTTCATGAATCTAATCCTAATGTCTATTTAGATATATTTGGAAGAGCATTGAAGCCTAACGAAATAAAAGAATATGATAAGTTACAGGAATATATTAAAGAAAATGACTTAGAAGATATTATAAACTTTAGGGGTCATGTTAATAATGTCAATGAAGAAATGGCTTCTTCACTTGTAACAATATTAGTATCTCACTTTGAAGGTTTACCTATGGTTATACTAGAATCCATGGCTAATGGGGTACCTGTGATAAGCTATGATATAAATTATGGACCTTCCGATGTAATCATAAATAATGAAAATGGACTACTTGTAGAACAATATAATGTAGAACAATTAGCAGAAAGTATATTATTCTTCATAAACAATCCTGAGAAATCAATGGAATATGGGGTTAATGCTAGAAAGACAATTCGTGAGAAATGTTCTGAAGAAGCAGTAATGAATAGATGGAATGATATTATCAAAAAGGCTTATATGCATAATAATATTAAGTATTTTAACCATAATTCTGTTAATGAAATTGTATATAATGTGTCTAGAATTGTTTCAAAGAAGAATCTTCGAAATGAATACTCTACCATGCATAATAAATTAATAAATACTAACACATTAAGAACTACAGATAAACTGAAAGATGATGATACTACTATTGAATATTATAAATTAAAGGGATCTCTTAAGAAGAAGGTATTATTATGGATTCCTTATGTATATATATTATTAAAATCAGGTGGTTTATCTAACATTGTATTGAATATTAGATTATACCGGGCATTACAAAACAATAGCTGGTTTAATATTGGTTATTATTTGAATAATAATAGAGATTTAACTAGACGAAAGTGGTGTAAATTGTTAACACCTGAAACACATTATGTATGTAATGGAATTGATGAGAGTAGAAAGCCAAATCCTACGTATAAAGGTAAATCTAGGAAGGATGTATTATCTAAATTAAATAATTAA